A single region of the Triticum dicoccoides isolate Atlit2015 ecotype Zavitan chromosome 2B, WEW_v2.0, whole genome shotgun sequence genome encodes:
- the LOC119368553 gene encoding transmembrane emp24 domain-containing protein p24beta3-like, with amino-acid sequence MARWRLVLLLAVALLAAAGWRADALPVKVAGTECIHELAPYEGDSALGYFVAHRDIDLTVISPGGNTIYSSKGKSSDKIEFKAPSGGMYKFCFHNPYGTPETVSFYIHIGRISNVHNPAKYGRNLVLLEALEEEAMKKRFKEWMDRYHRRYKDEKEKARRYELFKKCAEKVDKLNALPNGVTYGTNHFCDRSEEEMRPYLTGELDGVE; translated from the exons ATGGCGAGGTGGCGGCTGGTACTCCTACTGGCAGTGGCGCTGTTGGCGGCCGCGGGGTGGCGGGCGGACGCCCTGCCGGTGAAGGTCGCCGGCACCGAGTGCATCCACGAGTTGGCGCCCTACGAGGGCGACAGCGCGCTGGGGTATTTCGTCGCCCATCGCGACATCGACCTCACG GTAATTTCACCAGGCGGTAACACTATATATTCTTCGAAGGGGAAATCTAGTGACAAAATTGAGTTCAAAGCTCCAAGCGGTGGAATGTACAAGTTTTGTTTCCATAATCCTTATGGAACACCTGAAACTGTTTCCTTCTACATTCATATTGGGCGCATATCTAATGTGCACAATCCAGCAAAATATG GTCGCAATCTGGTTCTTCTGGAGGCCCTGGAGGAGGAAGCCATGAAGAAGAGGTTCAAGGAGTGGATGGACAGGTACCATCGCAGGTACAAGGACGAAAAGGAGAAGGCGCGGCGCTACGAGCTATTCAAGAAGTGCGCCGAGAAAGTTGACAAGCTCAATGCGTTGCCGAATGGAGTTACCTACGGCACAAATCACTTCTGCGATCGTTCGGAGGAAGAGATGCGGCCCTATCTCACGGGGGAATTGGATGGTGTGGAGTGA